The genome window ACAAGGCCGGTAAGGATCACCGATAGGCACCTCGTAGCGAATGTACTCAAGCTGTAACTGATCACTCGCATTCCAGTAGTTCACCATCAAGACATCAAATTCAATGAACATGCCGAAATCAAAGAAACGAGCATCGTGAAGGTGGGTCGTTCCCATTCCGGATGCGGCGTCAAAGACAAATAGCGTATCAGCCACCGCCGCTCTTCCAGCGACAATCACCGCTTGATCTATATCCCAATATAAGTTGCCGACAACAGCACGATCATAGGCACCACTGCCATCGTCGTAAGCCTCACTACCACTGAAATCAAACTCGACATAAGCAGCAACGGCACAAGTGGAAGACAACCATGCACAAGCCGCCATTAGAGCAATCAATAGATGCTTCATTACCTCCTCCTTGGTTATCCCTTTCGGGAATTTAAGATTAGTTCAGGGAAGGGAATAAACCACACACTCAGAGTGGTTATTTTGCGTGCCGGATCTATGCTTAAGACGGTGCTGTAATCTTCAATACTCGTTAAAGGAAGGCAGGCGATGGCTCCCCCTCGTCAGCTGTTTAATGTCGTACAGCTTGGTTTAAGCATTGCCATACTGGTGCTAGGTAGCGCTGTATATATGTTCGTACGTCCAGCCATTGGTTTACCCTACCTGCCCGACTACTTCCCCGAACTGCAACCTCTAGTACAACCTTTCGTCAAATTTAGCTTGGTACTGCCCGCATTCGTTCATCCGTTGGGGTTTTCATTACTTAGCCTTAGCCTGGTCAACCCCAGCCGGAAAAACTTACTGATTGTTTGCTCATTCTGGGGCGGAGCTAACCTACTGTTCGAATTGGCACAGCTACCCATCTTCGCGAGTTACATTCAACAGCGCATGGAACAAGCCATCGAGATAGAGGATCACGCAACGATGTTAAGTTGCATTTTGTACAGCGGCACCTTTGACCTCCGTGATGTTGTCGCCATCTTGGCAGGTGCTGGGACGGCGTTTTTAATTGCATTGGCTACAACCTCGAGGAAAACCACTCATGGATAACCAAACGCCGAAATGGACAATTATTCGCCCACTGATACTCGCCTTCATCGTGATCTTTGGCATTGCAGCGATCCTGGCAAGTAAAAGCGAAGACTGCACTGATATAGGAGAATCCTGCACCGCAGAAACAAACTGCTGCCAAGCAGGTAATTGTGAAAACGATAGATGTTGCCGAGGAAACAACGCAGCCCTCGACAGCGATGCGCCAGCATCCGATTGCTGCAGTGGTCAAATACGTACCGGCCCTTATGGCCCCTATTGCTGTGCCACTGACGGCATGACAGCTTCAAGCCAAGACCGCTGCTGTGAAGGATTATATTGGAACAACAGGACTGGGCTTTGCTCCTCGTCGCCCTGCGAGCCTGGCTGCACTTGGGATCCAGGTCCAGCTTCACATGGCAGTGGCGAATGCGACTGCCCCGGTGGCGGGGGCTCCGATGATCCAGCGATTGCACCTTGCACAGAGTGTGCACCGTGTGCAGGAGGCCGTGCGGAAGAACATTACTCCATGCGCGTATATAACGAAGAAAATGACTTTTGCTGCACTACCGCACCGCCATTCTGGGCTCCAGATGAAGAGACCGCCGAAGCATGCGCCCGACGCATCTGTGCCTGCGAAGACAGTCCGATCACCTTTCATTGTGAAGTAGAAAGGATTGCCCACGGTGATGGATGCCCACGGCCTGAATAGCCATTCGCACAGCGTAAGTTGGAAAAGGATACGGAAGCAGTAGTAACCAACTGCTTCCTCACATACTTCATGGGGGCGATATAAGTCGCTACCAACGTCTTTGCCCCCACAACACCGGAACAACGAACAATCAGACGTCTGTATTAATTCATCGCCTTAGCGGTAATAACGATGTCGCTGTCACCGGATATCAGTAACAGAGTATCCCCCGCCAACTCGAATTGATTGACCAACCCCATATTGGCGAAGAAATGCTTCTCTTGGGCATTTTGCGCCTTCTTACAGTTCATCGCTGTCACCATGAACTGGCCAAAGCGCAGCGCATCGTTTTCCACAAAGTAGGCACCAGAAAATTGGTTACAACCACCGGTACCAGCAATCGTTTCATCGGGAGCAAAGCGAAATGTGATGGGAGTATTAGTCACCAAATCCGTCCCTTCCATCGAAGTGACAATCCATTCACCGACCAAAGAGTAACGAGGGGTTAGCTGGTCTGATGGCGCACAACCAATCAGTGGCCAAAGCGTGATAAAAGCCAGAACACACCACGCACGTTTCTTTCCATGTCGTTGCATCTTGTTCTCCTTCATTATGCTAATCAGCACCGAGAGGTTCTTACTACCAATACGGTGCGTACGCTTCCTCTAACTCGGTTATCAAAGCAAAGCGCCAAACATTGGTCAACAAACAATCAGCACAAGATAAAAAGGCGTTAGGTAAAACAGTCGCTTTACCTAACGCATGACGATGGTCACTGGATGATGCAGATTTGTACGTAGCCTAGGCGGATTCAGACTGATATACCCGATACAACCTAGTATTCATAACCCTCATGATGATTGCTCAAAGAGTAGAACGTTGCTTGCACATAGTCGTTATCATGCCCCGTTTTATTCTGATTATAGACACCGGCTTTAAAGTACATGTACTGCTTACCGTCGTCATAGCCGCTGTCACTCATATCAACACGCTTAACAACATCCTCTTTACCCGGCCGTGTAATAGTCACTGTCAATGTGTTCGCCACCACATCAACCCGATAGCCAAAGCGTTCATTTAATGCAATGCCATCGGCTGGCTCATCTGCATTATCATCTTTGCTACCAATCATCTCATACCATTGCTCTTTGCCTGTCCGAGGTTCATGAGCAAAATAGACAGATCCCTTCTTGTGGTTTGGCAACTTACGATAATAGATGCGCAGCGGTTCATCGTCGTTGGCATGAATTTGCCCCACAATGACACGTCCAACTTGAGCGCGACTGCCCGTTTTAGTCACGTGATTGACAGCTAACGTGGCCTCAAGCACCCCATTGACCCCACCCGCTTGGTTCTGAGCGGAGCGAGGGGCACTTGAAAAAACCCAGTTGTTTTTAGAAACACCACCGGTGCTAATGCTGGTATTACCACGGCGCAGCATTTCTCGCAGCTCTGAACGGGTATAGGAGGTATTTTTTGAAGTCTTATATCCAGTTATAGGACACACAAATACCATGCCGCCATCAGCACCAGTATAGAAGTAGTCACTGCTCTCATAACCTGCATTTAGCTGCTTCTCTTTGATTGAATCAGCCGTACCTGAGCCATCGATGTCAGTGGGTACACTTAAATACCAATCAGACAGATCAAAGTTACTTGAAGGAGGTAATGATGGATTGAGCTCTGGGCTTGGTGGATCTGTTGGTTCTGTTGGATCTGTTGGATCTGTTGGATCTTGACCATCGACACAGCCGTACAAACGCGCCTCGATCAAACTATTCCAAGCACTATCCGAATTGCCACGACCAATAATTTTCACATAGCGGGCTTCGCTATCTTCTATATCAACCTGAAAAAAATCAGGGTGATCCGATGCTGATTCGCCGTTAGACAATACACGCTGCCAATTAGCCTTATCAATCGAGGTTTCAATATCAAAATAGGAAATACGCTGACGCGCTTTGTACCACTTAAACGCCGCTGCCTTGACCACCGACGGATCTTTTAAGTCAAAAACCAGCTCTTTATGCAATCCTTTAGATGACCAGCGAGATTCATTCCCCAGTCCCCCATCAAGCGTGTTTTCAGGTCCATGGCCGTCATTAGTCCCATCGTCAGTTGCCGAGTAGATCTGCAACATAGATAGGTCGCCACACACACCAGTATTCGGATCAGACGGAACCGGCACTGATCCAGCATCCATTTTAATTAACTTGAATGAATCAAAGCGGCCTTCGCTTTTATAATATTCAGCAAAGATCTCAATATTGCCGTTATCACCAGAGTTGAACTCGGCTACAACTCGCTTCCAGTTTGACTGCTTGCTGACTTGCTCGGTGTAGCGTGTGTCACCAGCGATGACCCCCACCTTGCCACTGCCTTTTACATGGGCGATAAGCTGATAATCAGTATCTCGCTCAACATCAATGTACTGATAAAAGCGGCCACCTTGTCCTGCGATCTTAGCCGACCTCTTACCAAAATGAGCCACACCAGAAATAGAAGATGGCTCACTATCCGTCCAACCAGACCAAGCCGCATCACTTTCAAAACCAGGGTTATAAATTTTAACCTGTTTCGCAACCGATAACGGAGATTGAAATAAGCATACAATGGCTGCGACTGAACTCATCAAACGATATTTTCTTGTGCTACTCACTTATCCTCCAGAGAATAAAAACCGAGCTTACGTAACGTTGCTTTAAGACCGAGGGCTATAAAAACAACTTAAACATATCAACCTAAAAAAGGCAAAACAAATAAATAGCCAATAAACAGAATAATGTTAATAGAATTTAAAACATCGCGATTAAACAACAATTCACCAGCAAAGCCAAGAGATAAAACCCACAACAATAAACAAAAGCTAAAAAATGAATAGGTAAATTAGAATTAAAACCATCAGAGCGTTTAACTCAAAAAATAAAGTAGCTAAAAATCAACACAATAGGCATTGACCTCATTCAAAATAAAGAATCATTAGCAAACGTCTAAACTATAAATCTGACTTAAAACCAAACCAACAACTAATTTAGTCTATCACATTAAAACATAAAAATTGATTTGGATTATGTTAACAACTTTAACTCCATTGCAATAAATTAACACTTATATACTCTTCCCGCTCGAACTCTATCCTTTAAATAGGAATAGAACCTTCCAATTTTAATAAAGTTTTTAATTTATTCGAAATTAGAGATTTCTTTTTAAGCTTGAAATCCAACTATGGCCTTAACTCATAGTATTGGTTTAACCAAGAGATATAATTTCACTAATTAATGGAGTATTTAATGATTAGGTATGTTCTTCTTAGTTTGCTTGTGTCATCTAGCGTTGGCACCGCTTATGCCCAAGCGCAATATCCAATGCTGAAAGATGCGTATTATAAGTCTGCGAAGAGCACGATATCTCCCGCAGCTAACTCTACATTAACGAGTAACAGCGAGACATTTAGCTGGGACCACCCCGGAGGCTACTATTACATCAGTGCGGGGACCTCTAAGGGAGGGACTGATATATACGATTCCGATAGCTATTTTCAGGAAAAAAGCTACACCCTTGATGGTTTGCCAGACAGTGGTTCTGTTTATGTACGGATCTACTACTACGACTGGGACGCTAGTCAGTGGCAGTATGAAGACTACAGCTATAGCATGGATGTTGGCGGCAATAGTTCATCACCCATCACCCCAAATGCGGGCTCAACACTCACCAGCAACAGCGTTACGTTAAGCTGGACAAATGACAGTGGTTATTACTGGCTCGATGTAGGCTCATCTGTTGGTGGTGCCGACATATTTGAAAGCGAAAGTGCCATTCGCCAGCAAAGCACCACAATAAGCAACCTTCCAAATAGTGGCACTATCTATGTGCGCCTGTGGAGCTACCAAAATAGCGCGTGGGAGTATGAAGATTACACCTACAACATGAATGCCAATGGCGATACTGGCGGTGGGGGCTCAATGGATGACACCATTATTACTTCCAGTGTTTATGATGACCTAGACCCTGATGACAAAAATATTTTTGCTAATGCCATGCGTGGACAGGGTTACGAGTGGGTACTTGATGATGACAACGTTTCTAGTGCCGAATTGACAGACTATCTGGGCCGTGAAGCTAAACTGTTGTACCACACAGGACATGGTTTTACCGGCTACATATCAACCTCTGATGGTGGTTGGTACAGCTCATATATAGACAAAGTAGCGATAGAAAACACGGTCATTGCGACATGCCTGACCGTCGGTGACAGAGATTGGAAATCTAAGTTTGTTGGCACCACACAGAATATCATGGGATACAATAATAACTCGTATGACTTTACCGATAATGAAGTTGCACGAGATCTTGCCAATGGTATTGAATCAGGCAAAAGTTATCCGCAAATATGGTATGAAATCAATAATAAGCAATCATCACTTTATGATCGCTGGGTTATCTATACCAAAGACAACGACCGTGTAGTGACCTATGAAGCTGATGTAGCAAATGCCCGCACTAAAACAAACGATACATTCACCCCATTTGCTAATGGCAAAGTGCTTGTCGCGTCATCGATCACTAAAGCGGCTAAACGTGGTATCTCATTTGAAAATGCCCACTTCAATGTACAGAAAGACTTTGAAGAGCAACAAAGCCATAGGGATATGATCTCTCTTTCACTCTCTTCCTTGTCCGAAGATGCAGCCATTCAAATGGCCACTCAATGGGTCGAAGACAAAGCCTCCTTTGATGGGGTTGAGTTTGATCGGGTCACATCGATCTCTGCCGATGGCAAGCGTATTGGTTATCAAGTGCGCTTTAAACGAGTGGTTGATTCACTCGCCGTCAGAAGCAATACCGTAAGCGACTATATCTCACTGTTAATTGATGAAAGTGGTATTGCTGCATCTGAATACAATTGGAGCTTGTTGAAGAAACGTGCGCAAAAAGGTTCACTGGAGATCCTTTCAGTGAAACAAGCAATCGAGGCGGCAGCCGATGATATTGCCGCTTTCTACAAAAGTACCGAAACTATCAAGTTTGTGAGCGCTGAGCCTTGCTTAGGCTACAAGGAAACAAATGCGTCAACACAAATACTGGTACCTGCTTATGAGTTCTCAAGTACAGATGGCTCATCAGTGATTATTGATGCCGCCACTGGCGAAATCTTGTAACACGCCACAAAGGGCCTCGCCAAATAGGGGCCCTTTGTCTTAAAACACCCTCCTAATAAGCCGCCCATATAGCGGCTTTTTTTAGCGGTTAGCGTAAGCGCAATACAAGCAAACCAAAATCAGTCACTCTGCTCTTTTTGGTCTCCCGTTTAAGATCACCTGCTTATTCATCAGCATCAGCACAATCAATAAACTGGTTGCATAAGGTAAGGTGGTAAGCAAAGCCGCAACAGCAAAATCGCCCCACAAATAATTACAGGGATAAAGATACTGCTGTAGACCAACCGCCGGTGTCATTAAATCCACGTCTTGTAAAATAACGCTAGCTAATGGCCCCTCAAAACCACAAATGAGAAAGCTAGCAAAAAAGATCAGCGCGACTGAGCTACGATGACGAAGACATGTCGAATGAACAGTCATATCATCTTCACCGTCGGTTTCATTACCAGGCAAACGGCCAATACCACACCAATACGCGACAGCCACAAATAGCAATGCGTGCGGCAGATAAGCAAGCACCAAGCCGAAGTGAGTATTAACACCCAACCAACTCACAGCGTCGCTTATCCATTCGAGAAATCTATAACTGCCAATCATCAACGCCGAGGTAGGGATTAAAAAAGCGAACAAGATCCCAGCTAATGCCCGTTGACGAGTGCGATCTGTAAGACGGGACAAGCCATATGCACCAACCACGGCAATAGGGGTGATCAGCAATGCCGACAAACCACCGACCTTAAAGCCATTCCACAGCCACTGCATCACCGGAAACGGCGGCGGTGTAACACCTCCATCAGCCTCAAGAAAGCCCACGCCAAAAGCTAGCCACCAGTGTTGAAGTGAATACACCTCATCCCAAACAGCATTGACGGCGAAGTTGGCCTCCCTGAATGATAGATACCAAACCAGCAACAGCGGAGAAAGCACCAGCGCGGCCAGAGGAAGCATCCACAACATATTGCCGCTGGCGCGCCAAGTTGATGAGGAAAGTAAGTGTGACGTAGTGACCTCAGGGGAGCGCTCCGGTTGATGCTCTGTCGCGCCAACATCATCACACTGCTTTTGCTGTTCAATCCATATAGCCAAACGTTGGCAAAACCAATATAGCGGCCAGGCCAACAGCAAAAGCAAACCACAACTCAGTGCTGCCGATAGACCGCCATCGGAATAACCTTCAAACTTAAGTCGGTAGGCCATGGAGCTCAATGTATCTGTTGTACCCGCAGGCACCGAGCTACCGATGATATCAGGGCCTCCATAGGTCAATAGCTGAACTAATGACTGGCTACAGCAAAATATGAACGCTGCTCCAACCGTCAGCAGCATCAATCGCGGCTTAAGATAATTCAGCAAACCGCTACTGATGCGACCAACAGCGATATCCTGTTGCAACGACAATGGCGCAACCTGAATCAGCCAACGAACAACGATGAGCCACCATGGATACACAGCAACAACACCGACAATGCACAACATTATTTTCGCCAAAATAGGCGTGGTAAACCATTCCGGCTTAACCCCAAAAAATGCGTCGAGTAACAGATTCAACTCACCAAAGTTTTGATTAAACAATCCTTTACTGATCAACGCCGCCTGTGGCAAAGACCACAATGCAGGCATCATTAACAGCACAAACAACCACCGCCGTCCTTTGAGCCGCTGGTTGCTCAACTTAATCGCCAAACTCCCGCCCAATAACAATGCGCCAGCAACAACAATCAACACAAAGGCGACATTCCACAACGCGACTTGCCCCAACGGTATCCCCTTGTCGCTGAGCAATCGCCAATAGTTGTCCAGTCCTACATGAACAACGAACCCAGGGGCAAAGTTATCGCCATCATCATTGGCAACAAAAGCGCCTTCACCATCCAGATAACGAAACTCGCCAGTTTGCCAATCACCCGCAAGATACTTTTTCGATTCTTGATCCAAGAAAATCTCACGATCTGGCAAGATCAGGGAGCGGGTAAACTCTGGCGGCTCATTGAGCTCAACATACTTCGGTAATTGATAGGAAAACTTACGCAACCCCTGCATGACCAAAACCCGCTGCTGCGGATCATCTGAACGGATAAATGTGATTTTTTGTAGATGGACGCGCCGGTAAACAATCTCCCGAATACTCGCTTTATCAGCGACAGGTAGCTCATCAATAAACGTTAGGCGCTGCGGTTCATCGATGTAATCAAACGCATCATTAGCTAACTTATTTGCTCGGATGGATTGGCGGGTCTGGATGATCAGAGGCTGACTTTGATAGTGCCGAACAGGCGTTGTAGAGGAGGTTAATACTAACCGGTAAGCCTCACCATCCGGATACAAAGCAGAAGTATAGCTGTCATTTGGCGAAGCAATGAAGGTCTGGGCTAAAAGGTAACTTTTGGCCTTTTCGTAGGTCAAAAGGTGGGCACCAGAAGAGTTACTAAACGACGTTGCGATCGTATGTCCAAGGGGCAGTAGCACACACCATATTCCCACCGCCAGCGCAGGATAAAGCAGCCGCCAAGACCTGTTTTTATCTAGCCCAAACACCCAGAGTGTCAGCAAAGCAAAGCCGACAATCACCGCCGTTAGCCACCACAAGCCTTGATGCAAAGCCCCCGACGCTATCCATACCGATGCCACAGCACTTAAAGCTATATACGCGAACCGGAACATACGCCCAAGGTGCATTCCTTTGATGCCAGCAACCTGCATGAAAACTCCTTACGACCGCGCTGCTTTCCGCTTACTTATGACGTTTGGGTGACGTCTATAGAACATACAACGCTAAATTAACTCTCAATGAAAGTACATTAAAACAAGCAGTTAATTGATTTAGATCGACAAGCGATCGATAGGCCACCCACGACAGCTCTCAGGCTAATCGCTCCTCATCCCTAGCTTTGGTCGCAAATTCATTGGCTTGTCGAATGGCTGAAACGGAAACCTCTAACTAGATCGTAAGCTGGCTGGTTAGCCAATTGGTGAATGCCTGTATCCTCGGGCGCTGGGCATTTTCCCGCCCACACAAGTAGTAGTAACAACGCGGTGATTTGACGCTAAAGCCAAAAGGTGTAACCAGATCTCCCCTGTCTAAACGCGATCTAACGAGTTGCTCTCGCCCCATCGCTACGCCGGCATGATTCATGGCGGCAACCAGGGCTAAATCGAAGTGATTGAATATGTCTCCACGCTGCAGATGCGCCTGGCTTAGTTCGTTGCCAGACTCTCTCAGCCACAACAGCCACTCGCTGTAAACCTCTTCAGCATGAAGCGCCTCAATGTCATGTAATATTCGGCATTGGCGCAGGTTCTCCGGTTTGTTCCACAAATCGAATTTATCCGCATATGCGCGGGAGCAAACAGGGAATAAGGTTTCGTCAAACAGAGCCTGCGTTTGCACACCGGGTAAGGCATGCTCATCGTAATAGATAGCGGCATCTACCGGGTCTGTATTGAAGTCCAGCACGCTGGCGCGTACACGGATCCTCACCTGGATATTCGGGTGTTTATCGTGAAAATCTGCCAGACGTGGCACCAGCCAATGACGAGCAAAAGTCGGTACAACCCCCAACACCAATAAGCCGGTAGCACTGCCATGATCGATGGCTTCAAGCTCAGCATAGAGCTGACCGAGCGTATGGTGAACGACGTCATATAGCCGTCGCCCTTCACCTGTCAGACTCAGTTGTTTTGGTGTTCGCAAAAACAGTTTATAACGCAATTGTTGTTCAAGATTACGGATCCGATGACTGACCGCACTTTGTGTCAGGTGCAGCTCCTCAGCCGCGTGAGTAAAGTTAAGGTGCCGCGCGGCACATTCAAAACACTGCAATGCAGTCAGGCTACTGCGTCGCAGTAGCTGTCCGCTGTCAAGCGAATTGCTCATACTTAAAGCTTCCTTTAGAACCATTTCGCACCCTTGCCATGAATTTAGCTCATGGCTCGGTCAAAAACACGTCGATTCCAACGTTTACATCCCAATATTACAATCTCGTCATCAACTGAACCAAGCAACCATATAGGTACCCCACATGACTAAGTCCACTTTGAAAGTAGCCATCATCGGCGGTGGTTCCAGCTATACCCCAGAGATCATTGAAGGCTTTATCAAGCGCCATGCAGAACTGCCTATAAAGGAGATCTGGCTGGTGGACTGCGAAGAAGGCAAAGAAAAAGTTGAGATCGTTGGCGCGCTGGCGCAACGCATGGTGGAAAAGGCTGGGAACCTGTTTGACGTTCATATCACGCTGGACCGTAAAGCGGCACTGAAAGGGGCTGATTTCGTCTGCACGCAATTCAGAGTTGGCTTACTTAAGGCGCGTGTACGTGACGAGCGTACAGCACTCAAGTACGACATGATTGGCCAGGAAACCAATGGCGTAGGCGGCTTTGCCAAGGCGATGCGCACCATTCCGGTCATCTTGGATATCTGTAAAGACATGGAAGTATTGTGTCCTGATGCCTGGCTGATTAACTTCACCAATCCATCAGGCATGGTGACCGAAGCCGTCCTCAAATACAGTAATATCGAAAAAGTTGTCGGCCTTTGTAATGTGCCGGTATTGACGGAAAAAGGGCTGGAAAAACATCTGGGGTTGGCACCAAACGAATACCAGCTGCAGGTCGCTGGTCTCAATCACTTTATCTATATCCGTCACCTATGGCATCAGGGTCAGGACAGGATGAAGGAAGTACTGAATATTGTCGCTGACAACCCAGATCCGTTGCGTCCCAAGAACATCCCGCCGTTCAAGTGGGATCCGGACCAAGTAAGAAACCTCGGTGTCGTGCCCTGTTGTTACCACAGATACTACTATTTGCCGGACCAGATCATGCTGGATGAAATTGCCGATGAGAAAGAACACGGTACCCGCGGCGAGATCGTCGCCAAGATGGAACAGGAGTTGTTCGAACTGTATAAGGATCCGAACCTCAACATCAAACCGCCACAACTTGCCGGCCGAGGAGGTGAGTTTTACTCCGATGCTGCCTGTGATTTGATCAGCGCTATCCACAATGACAAACGCACCATCATGCATGTCAACGTGCGCAACAACGGTACAATCAAAGAACTGCCGGAGGACTGCGCTGTAGAAGTAAGCAGCGTGATCACCTCCAATGGCCCGGTTCCATTGAATGTGGAACGGTTTGAAAACCCCGCCGTGGTTGGACTGATGCGCCTGATGAAAGCGTTCGAAGAATTGACGGTAGAAGCGGCAGTCACAGGCGATTATGGCACCATGTTGCAGGCATTGACTATCAACCCTATGGTGCGCAAGGGTGAGATAACCCGCAAAGTGCTGGACGAGTTACTGGAAATCAATGCTGAATACCTGCCACAGCTAGCGTCCAACACCAACAACGTTTAATTTCACTCTCAACTCCCCGGGGCACACTTTCCTGTCCGGGGAGATTGATGAGCGCCGATCGATGGGGTCGAGCGATAGGATCAGAGTCATTGATTTCCGGAAAGCCCTTTAAAGTGCGCAGACTTTCGATCTCCACCTCGGCCAAGCGGGCTTGTCCTGCGCCCCGTCTGCTCGGCGATCTGTTCTTTGAAGCGCCCTTCTCCCAACACCCAAGCCTTATTGCTCGCATCGCGGATCTCTTTCAACGTATAGTCAGGAATATGATGCCTAAACAGGGCTTGGTAAGGCCCTTCACAAAATTAAGGCTGTTCCCTGATATCAAAAACTATCGTTCAACAGAAAGCTCTAAATGCCTGCTTCCAATGAAAAATATCAGTCAAAAGGATACAAAACCCAGCTCAATAACTATGGGCTCTTTGATCCAATTTTCACTAATGCCCATCAGCTTTTGCAGTCTGTACAACAAGGTGCTGCTCGATACCGAACGGCAAATAGCCGGACTCTGAATAATCAGGAAATAGCGCCATCATTTTGGTCTGTACGGCATCTTGGTTACCGCCGGTTCTGATCGCAAACTTAAACACATCTATGTATTGGCTAACCTCGCGTAAAAGAGAAAGCGGTGCAGGCTTACCATGGCCAGGGTAGATAGTGACGCCAGTGCTTTGATAACGCTTGGTGATAACCGCAAGGAGGGTCTGCCAGTTTTCGAGACTTTGCGTGTCAACCCCCTCACCCAGCCACAAATGGACTTTGTTAGACGCCAGATCGCCCATAAACAAACCGTGCAAATCTTCGCTATAAAGCATGGCGTAGTGCACGGTTTCCGTAGGCAGGTTGCCGCGATCAATACGCAGCGTCTTTCCCGAATCAAATGCGAGCTGACTTTCGCTAGTCACTTTAATTAGCCTCTCATAATCAAACCCTCTGGGCGCCTTTTCACTTTTGGGGATCATGCTTATATGCATCCATCCTCGCTCAGTCATCCAATTCGCCCAGCCAATCAGCTCCTGTTTAATGCCCTCTGAGGCCACAACAATTTCAGCGTTAGGAAACGCTCGGTTAAGCACTGCTAGGCCGATAAAATGATCAGGGTGCCCATGGCTAATAAAAATCTGTTTGAGCGGCAGTTGCTGCTGATCAATCAGTATTTTCAGCTGTCGTGCATCGTCCACAGAATCGAGTGCGTCGAGTAGTATCAGTTCCTTTCCATCAGAAAACAGGTATGCATTCACGGTGGATCGCTTGCCGTAAAACAGATTCAGCTCCAAGCCATTTTGTTTAATGGTTTCTGTAGGGGTCGCACAGACAAAGGGGGCGAATATTAGTGAAGCAACGAGCAAAAATCGGTAGGTCATCTCCGTTGTCCTTATCATCATTAAGTTCACGATTAAGCTTAATTTCAATGTTTGTGATAAAAAACAACGTAAAAGAAACTTATTGTACTGAAAATAGAGTCAATTAGAGCTTGGATTATCCCCATGAATCTTACCTACCTAATGAGCTACTACCGCGTTGTCCGTCATGGCGGCTTCTCTGCCGCCGCCGCAGTGATGGATGTTTCAAAGGGGTTACTTAGTCGGCATGTGAAAGCATTAGAATCGGAACTGAAAACAAGCCTGTTACACACAACCACCCGCAGTA of Corallincola holothuriorum contains these proteins:
- a CDS encoding 6-phospho-beta-glucosidase, giving the protein MTKSTLKVAIIGGGSSYTPEIIEGFIKRHAELPIKEIWLVDCEEGKEKVEIVGALAQRMVEKAGNLFDVHITLDRKAALKGADFVCTQFRVGLLKARVRDERTALKYDMIGQETNGVGGFAKAMRTIPVILDICKDMEVLCPDAWLINFTNPSGMVTEAVLKYSNIEKVVGLCNVPVLTEKGLEKHLGLAPNEYQLQVAGLNHFIYIRHLWHQGQDRMKEVLNIVADNPDPLRPKNIPPFKWDPDQVRNLGVVPCCYHRYYYLPDQIMLDEIADEKEHGTRGEIVAKMEQELFELYKDPNLNIKPPQLAGRGGEFYSDAACDLISAIHNDKRTIMHVNVRNNGTIKELPEDCAVEVSSVITSNGPVPLNVERFENPAVVGLMRLMKAFEELTVEAAVTGDYGTMLQALTINPMVRKGEITRKVLDELLEINAEYLPQLASNTNNV
- the dsdC gene encoding DNA-binding transcriptional regulator DsdC; translated protein: MSNSLDSGQLLRRSSLTALQCFECAARHLNFTHAAEELHLTQSAVSHRIRNLEQQLRYKLFLRTPKQLSLTGEGRRLYDVVHHTLGQLYAELEAIDHGSATGLLVLGVVPTFARHWLVPRLADFHDKHPNIQVRIRVRASVLDFNTDPVDAAIYYDEHALPGVQTQALFDETLFPVCSRAYADKFDLWNKPENLRQCRILHDIEALHAEEVYSEWLLWLRESGNELSQAHLQRGDIFNHFDLALVAAMNHAGVAMGREQLVRSRLDRGDLVTPFGFSVKSPRCYYYLCGRENAQRPRIQAFTNWLTSQLTI
- a CDS encoding MBL fold metallo-hydrolase, with amino-acid sequence MTYRFLLVASLIFAPFVCATPTETIKQNGLELNLFYGKRSTVNAYLFSDGKELILLDALDSVDDARQLKILIDQQQLPLKQIFISHGHPDHFIGLAVLNRAFPNAEIVVASEGIKQELIGWANWMTERGWMHISMIPKSEKAPRGFDYERLIKVTSESQLAFDSGKTLRIDRGNLPTETVHYAMLYSEDLHGLFMGDLASNKVHLWLGEGVDTQSLENWQTLLAVITKRYQSTGVTIYPGHGKPAPLSLLREVSQYIDVFKFAIRTGGNQDAVQTKMMALFPDYSESGYLPFGIEQHLVVQTAKADGH
- a CDS encoding META domain-containing protein; the protein is MQRHGKKRAWCVLAFITLWPLIGCAPSDQLTPRYSLVGEWIVTSMEGTDLVTNTPITFRFAPDETIAGTGGCNQFSGAYFVENDALRFGQFMVTAMNCKKAQNAQEKHFFANMGLVNQFELAGDTLLLISGDSDIVITAKAMN
- a CDS encoding polysaccharide lyase family 7 protein, coding for MSSTRKYRLMSSVAAIVCLFQSPLSVAKQVKIYNPGFESDAAWSGWTDSEPSSISGVAHFGKRSAKIAGQGGRFYQYIDVERDTDYQLIAHVKGSGKVGVIAGDTRYTEQVSKQSNWKRVVAEFNSGDNGNIEIFAEYYKSEGRFDSFKLIKMDAGSVPVPSDPNTGVCGDLSMLQIYSATDDGTNDGHGPENTLDGGLGNESRWSSKGLHKELVFDLKDPSVVKAAAFKWYKARQRISYFDIETSIDKANWQRVLSNGESASDHPDFFQVDIEDSEARYVKIIGRGNSDSAWNSLIEARLYGCVDGQDPTDPTDPTEPTDPPSPELNPSLPPSSNFDLSDWYLSVPTDIDGSGTADSIKEKQLNAGYESSDYFYTGADGGMVFVCPITGYKTSKNTSYTRSELREMLRRGNTSISTGGVSKNNWVFSSAPRSAQNQAGGVNGVLEATLAVNHVTKTGSRAQVGRVIVGQIHANDDEPLRIYYRKLPNHKKGSVYFAHEPRTGKEQWYEMIGSKDDNADEPADGIALNERFGYRVDVVANTLTVTITRPGKEDVVKRVDMSDSGYDDGKQYMYFKAGVYNQNKTGHDNDYVQATFYSLSNHHEGYEY